In one Candidatus Neomarinimicrobiota bacterium genomic region, the following are encoded:
- a CDS encoding NADH-quinone oxidoreductase subunit A has protein sequence MYNDFAPIPIFALLSAGLIIAALILQRLLAPSKRGALKDSSYECGEVAEGSAWIQFNIRFYVIALIFLIFEVEVVILFPWAVVFKSIGIVAFVEMLIFLFILTVGLVAVWRRRDLDWVKMVLPYGRGRYARLSKLRK, from the coding sequence TTGTACAACGATTTTGCGCCAATACCAATCTTCGCGCTCCTTTCCGCCGGTCTGATTATCGCAGCGCTGATCCTCCAACGCCTCCTGGCGCCATCTAAAAGGGGTGCTCTGAAGGATTCCTCCTATGAATGCGGTGAAGTGGCGGAAGGGAGTGCTTGGATTCAGTTCAATATCCGCTTTTACGTCATCGCCTTGATCTTTCTCATCTTCGAAGTGGAGGTGGTGATCCTGTTTCCCTGGGCTGTGGTATTCAAGAGTATCGGAATAGTAGCCTTCGTTGAAATGCTCATCTTTCTGTTCATCCTCACAGTTGGGCTCGTGGCTGTATGGCGGCGTCGCGATTTGGATTGGGTGAAGATGGTACTACCCTATGGACGCGGCCGCTATGCCCGCCTGTCCAAGCTCCGGAAATAG